One window of the Syntrophorhabdaceae bacterium genome contains the following:
- a CDS encoding altronate dehydratase family protein has product MIRAGKLLMINAKDNVAVALARIAAGEALTIGKYQLVAREDVESGHKIALENLAQGRDIIKYGFPMGRAVVNISAGEHVHTHNVKTNLKGLEQYRYTPVNKKGRAANPETATQPREFAGYVRKDGQVGIRNEIWIINTVGCVNKTSENLAKEANVRLAGLTDGLFAYTHPYGCSQLGEDHRNTQKILAQLTKHPNAAGVLVLGLGCENNNIDEFKKVLGDYDRERVKFMVCQDVDDEMEHGVKLLGELARYAQTFVRQPCDVSKLVVGLKCGGSDAFSGITANPLVGEFSDMLIRRGGTGILTEVPEMFGAEKRLMDRCVSREIFDKTVSLINGFKEYYLSHGQEVYENPSPGNKKGGISTLEEKSLGCIEKGGTEPVVDVLQYGERVKTEGLNLLAGPGNDIVACTALTAAGAHVILFTTGRGTPLGAPVPTIKISTNRELSQHKGNWIDFDAGRLLTGEDADHLKHELFGFVVKVASGELRTKNEENGYREIAIFKQGVTL; this is encoded by the coding sequence GTGATAAGAGCCGGCAAGCTACTTATGATTAATGCCAAGGATAATGTAGCCGTGGCACTCGCGCGTATCGCAGCCGGTGAGGCGCTTACGATCGGCAAGTATCAGCTTGTCGCAAGAGAGGACGTGGAGAGTGGTCACAAGATAGCCCTCGAGAATCTCGCACAAGGCAGGGACATCATAAAGTACGGGTTCCCCATGGGCCGTGCTGTGGTAAATATTTCGGCGGGGGAGCATGTTCATACCCACAACGTCAAGACTAACCTCAAAGGCCTCGAACAGTATCGTTACACACCGGTAAACAAAAAGGGCCGCGCGGCAAACCCTGAGACCGCAACTCAGCCGCGAGAGTTCGCGGGCTACGTGAGGAAAGATGGACAAGTCGGCATAAGAAACGAGATATGGATCATCAATACGGTGGGGTGCGTGAATAAGACCTCGGAGAATCTCGCGAAAGAGGCAAATGTGCGGTTGGCGGGGCTGACGGACGGCCTATTTGCCTATACGCACCCCTATGGTTGTTCCCAGCTCGGAGAGGACCACAGGAACACCCAAAAGATACTGGCTCAGCTTACGAAACACCCCAATGCGGCGGGGGTGCTTGTATTGGGACTTGGTTGTGAGAACAACAATATCGACGAGTTCAAAAAGGTACTGGGGGACTACGACCGAGAGCGGGTCAAATTCATGGTTTGCCAGGACGTTGATGACGAGATGGAACACGGAGTTAAGCTGCTTGGCGAGTTGGCGCGTTATGCGCAGACATTCGTGAGGCAACCCTGTGACGTTTCGAAGCTCGTTGTGGGGCTTAAGTGCGGCGGCTCCGACGCCTTTTCGGGAATTACGGCAAATCCGCTCGTAGGCGAGTTTTCGGATATGCTGATTCGGCGAGGTGGAACGGGCATTCTCACGGAGGTACCCGAAATGTTCGGGGCCGAGAAGAGGCTCATGGATCGATGCGTGAGCCGGGAGATCTTCGATAAGACCGTGAGCCTCATCAATGGGTTTAAGGAATATTACCTCAGCCACGGTCAGGAAGTATACGAGAACCCCTCTCCGGGGAATAAGAAGGGTGGCATTTCGACCCTGGAAGAAAAATCACTGGGGTGTATTGAGAAGGGCGGCACAGAGCCGGTTGTAGATGTGCTTCAATACGGTGAGAGGGTAAAAACGGAAGGTCTCAACCTGCTCGCAGGTCCGGGCAACGATATTGTGGCCTGCACCGCATTGACGGCAGCCGGCGCACATGTAATCCTGTTCACTACGGGACGCGGAACACCGCTCGGGGCGCCCGTTCCCACCATCAAAATCTCAACAAATAGAGAGCTGTCTCAGCACAAGGGAAATTGGATCGACTTTGACGCAGGCCGGCTTTTGACGGGTGAAGATGCGGACCATCTGAAACATGAGTTGTTCGGTTTCGTGGTAAAGGTGGCCTCCGGCGAATTAAGGACAAAAAACGAGGAAAACGGTTACAGGGAAATCGCCATCTTTAAGCAGGGCGTGACGCTGTGA
- a CDS encoding tagaturonate reductase, which produces MKQLNASLVNSKVQLPKDLNVHEKRNLPERIVQFGEGNFLRGFVDWMVDRMNEQGLFNGGVAVVQPIPTGLAETLNIQNGLYTLYLRGIRDGMIVEEKSIVCSVTRALNPYTDFESYMSIAESPDLRFVISNTTEAGIVYSEKDRPTDRPPHSYPGKLTVLLHRRFEAFVGDPERGLVIIPCELIDRNGDVLKEAVLRLSRQWGYEEAFINWLTTANYFLNSLVDRIVTGYPREEAQGITEELGYEDKLLDTGEVFHLWVIEGDKRFAKELPLSEARLNVIWTDDMTPYRTRKVRILNGAHTMTVLAAYLYGLNTVKECMDDPLVRRFMEKGLYEEIIPTLDMPENELLDFARTVSERFANPFIKHYLLSISLNSTSKFKTRVLPSITEYVARKGAIPEALTFSLAALIAFYRGTEITGHALKGSRSTGGQGTNPYDINDDEDVLELFRDVWKRYEHARMNLNELALAVMSRASIWGFDLNTVPGLTRAAVRYLAGIVDHGIGATLEQVLARGNS; this is translated from the coding sequence ATGAAACAGCTTAACGCCAGCCTCGTTAACTCCAAGGTTCAACTACCCAAAGATTTGAACGTACACGAAAAAAGGAATCTACCTGAAAGGATAGTACAATTCGGCGAAGGTAATTTTCTCAGGGGTTTTGTCGACTGGATGGTTGACAGGATGAATGAGCAAGGGCTTTTCAACGGGGGCGTTGCCGTAGTGCAGCCGATCCCTACGGGCCTTGCAGAAACGCTCAACATCCAGAACGGCTTGTATACGCTTTACTTGAGAGGGATTAGGGATGGAATGATTGTTGAAGAGAAAAGCATCGTCTGCTCGGTTACACGGGCACTCAATCCCTATACGGATTTTGAGTCGTACATGAGTATAGCCGAGAGCCCGGATTTGAGGTTCGTCATCTCCAATACGACTGAGGCCGGGATCGTCTATTCAGAGAAAGACAGACCAACTGACAGGCCGCCTCATTCGTATCCGGGTAAGCTCACGGTGCTGCTTCACCGGCGTTTTGAGGCGTTTGTGGGAGACCCGGAGCGCGGACTCGTTATCATCCCGTGTGAGCTTATCGACAGGAACGGAGATGTGCTCAAGGAAGCGGTGCTCAGGCTGTCAAGGCAGTGGGGGTACGAGGAAGCATTCATCAACTGGTTGACGACAGCGAACTATTTTCTCAACTCACTGGTGGACCGGATCGTGACCGGCTATCCCAGGGAGGAAGCGCAGGGCATCACTGAAGAACTTGGATACGAAGACAAACTGCTCGATACGGGTGAGGTGTTCCATCTGTGGGTTATTGAAGGTGATAAGAGGTTCGCCAAAGAACTGCCGCTAAGTGAGGCCCGTTTGAACGTGATCTGGACTGATGACATGACCCCCTACAGGACGAGGAAGGTCAGAATTCTTAACGGCGCCCATACCATGACAGTTCTCGCGGCGTACCTGTATGGTCTTAATACGGTTAAGGAGTGCATGGACGATCCTCTCGTAAGGAGGTTTATGGAAAAGGGTCTGTACGAGGAGATCATCCCCACCCTCGACATGCCCGAGAATGAATTGCTTGATTTCGCGAGGACCGTATCCGAACGGTTTGCCAATCCTTTCATCAAGCACTATCTTTTGAGCATTTCACTGAACTCGACCTCGAAATTTAAGACGCGGGTCCTTCCGTCAATCACGGAATATGTGGCCCGCAAAGGCGCCATACCGGAGGCCCTCACGTTTTCACTTGCCGCCCTGATCGCCTTCTACAGAGGTACCGAGATAACCGGACACGCGCTAAAAGGCTCGCGCTCAACAGGTGGCCAGGGCACTAACCCTTACGATATCAATGACGACGAGGACGTACTCGAGCTGTTTCGTGACGTCTGGAAGAGATACGAGCATGCGCGCATGAACCTCAATGAATTGGCTTTAGCCGTGATGTCAAGGGCCAGTATATGGGGGTTCGACCTGAATACTGTTCCGGGTCTTACTCGCGCGGCAGTGAGATATCTCGCAGGGATCGTTGACCACGGCATTGGTGCCACCCTGGAACAGGTGCTGGCGCGAGGCAATTCTTAA
- a CDS encoding cupin domain-containing protein has translation MVFIHSSIASENVGNGVERKILASAGKLMTVEVTFQKGAIGALHAHPHEQISYIVRGTFEFTIDAEKYVLKAGDSYYVPPDMVHGVRALEDSVILDVFTPQREDFLK, from the coding sequence ATGGTCTTTATTCATAGTTCTATAGCATCGGAGAATGTAGGGAACGGTGTAGAGAGAAAGATACTTGCATCAGCGGGAAAGCTTATGACGGTCGAGGTAACGTTTCAAAAAGGGGCTATAGGGGCGCTGCACGCCCATCCTCACGAACAGATCAGCTACATTGTTCGGGGAACCTTCGAATTTACCATAGATGCTGAGAAATATGTTTTGAAGGCCGGGGATTCCTATTATGTGCCCCCGGATATGGTACACGGCGTGAGAGCCCTTGAGGATTCTGTGATACTCGACGTTTTCACGCCGCAAAGAGAAGATTTTCTCAAATAG